One stretch of Arthrobacter polaris DNA includes these proteins:
- a CDS encoding MGMT family protein → MLQRYLLGWTFKHRGPGANYAYDMREQYVEAVLAVAQLIPAARILSYGDIAALLESGGPRQVGAVMSAHGSAVPWWRVIRASGCAPVCHEGRALAHYREESTALRGHLRPCTFNAGPGTGVAG, encoded by the coding sequence ATGCTCCAACGCTACCTGCTGGGATGGACATTCAAGCACCGGGGCCCAGGTGCGAACTACGCTTATGACATGCGCGAGCAATATGTTGAGGCAGTTTTGGCCGTAGCTCAATTGATTCCTGCCGCCCGGATATTGTCGTACGGGGACATTGCGGCTCTCCTGGAGAGCGGCGGGCCGCGGCAGGTGGGTGCCGTCATGTCAGCCCATGGCAGTGCCGTGCCGTGGTGGCGGGTGATTCGGGCTAGCGGCTGCGCTCCGGTCTGCCACGAAGGCCGGGCTTTAGCGCATTATCGCGAGGAGTCCACAGCGTTACGGGGACACCTCCGCCCTTGCACCTTCAACGCCGGGCCGGGCACCGGTGTGGCGGGTTGA
- a CDS encoding ATP-dependent DNA helicase, translated as MPKLTLVAPVEGVRSAPALSADQQAVVDLKPGSGPVLVWGAPGTGKSTVLIEASVKRMEHGGVDPAGALLLAPSRLAAARLRDGFSARLSRSLSTSPARTWSSYAFDLLRRAKVAGRMPHLDGPPRLMSGPEQDLIIKDLLTGHKMGLGNPPRWPAELADAIETRGFRQEIRQLXDRVIEYGLIPEELAELGHANQRPDWVAAASLYQEYRDVVDWXKSGSFDPAGIITAATTLLQLDPDFLAQERNRLELIVVDDIQEANKAVHELLGLVGRGKDVLVGASPDTVVQGFRGARPDLIASLAHSLSTDERPLQQFSLSTSHRMSPPLAAAWLGVAERIFQIRGXHKARELFWPAREEQPGTSASAETSGESATTAGNPASCAAKSXYVSAHVVASEVHELRLVAERILHLQHLDGHSLSEIAVIVRTGSALAALQRYLSAQGIAVKVPVAENPVRDEPAVRXLXEAFGVALSPGALDAEACVALLTSRLGRSTALHLRRLRQALRQQERHDGGGRASDELLVEAMLNPQKLAPLGWEAANARRIAAMLVAGQEAVAQPGANAETVLWALWDACDSSGTWESQALRGXPTGIRADRDLDAVMALFQTAERYVDQLPGSSPQQFLDYLMSQDLPMDTLAARAQRSDAVEILTXASAAGREWPIVIVAGLQEGVWPNTRLRGELLGSQLLVDVLESGAQAARQIGPAARLRDIRYDELRSFAAAISRTSEKLILTAAAGHDLQPSQFLDLAAPFIPVTDSGGESQYPVRPVEQVPRPMTLRSLVAELRQESEMHADPEAARMLAVLASQNVPGADPQQWWGLLALSSQAPIVAXGEPVSVSPSKVEEVLKSXLNWFIRAAGGEATTDFARSLGTLIHGIAQDIPNGAGHEYLAELDKRWPSLGLPESWETDVDYQRAQEMLGKLAQYVIDARMNGRTLVGVEENFSVDLGELPSAETGSVAEPLDGENTHVPGQMVRLRXQVDRLEADANGNLIVVDIKTGRTKPTKDQVAEHPQLGAYQVAVTAGGFAEQASAAGLSGAVSGGAALLPLGDGTKNVXTQDQAAMVAGSENDPTRKVMEAALLMAQAVFPARHGADWSERNGCPLPTICPLCPEGKQITE; from the coding sequence TTGCCTAAGTTGACGCTTGTGGCACCGGTAGAGGGTGTGCGCAGTGCCCCGGCGCTCAGTGCCGATCAGCAGGCCGTGGTGGACCTCAAACCAGGTTCGGGGCCCGTCTTGGTGTGGGGTGCCCCTGGGACGGGTAAGTCCACGGTGCTCATTGAGGCTTCAGTCAAGCGGATGGAGCACGGCGGGGTCGATCCAGCCGGCGCCCTCCTGCTGGCTCCGTCCCGGTTGGCTGCGGCACGGTTGCGTGACGGATTTAGTGCCCGGCTAAGTAGAAGTTTGAGCACGTCTCCGGCCCGGACGTGGTCTTCGTACGCCTTTGACTTACTGCGTCGGGCCAAGGTTGCAGGGCGCATGCCGCACTTGGATGGCCCACCGCGGCTTATGAGTGGGCCCGAACAGGACCTGATCATCAAAGACCTGCTCACTGGGCACAAAATGGGGTTGGGTAACCCGCCGCGATGGCCAGCTGAACTGGCGGACGCCATTGAAACTCGCGGCTTCCGTCAGGAGATCCGCCAACTTNTTGACCGGGTCATTGAATACGGACTGATCCCAGAGGAATTGGCTGAGCTGGGCCACGCCAACCAACGCCCCGACTGGGTGGCAGCGGCTTCGCTCTACCAGGAGTACAGAGACGTTGTGGATTGGNGGAAATCGGGCTCCTTTGACCCGGCGGGGATCATCACCGCTGCAACAACACTCTTGCAACTCGATCCTGACTTTCTAGCCCAGGAACGCAACCGGCTGGAACTGATCGTGGTTGATGACATTCAAGAAGCCAACAAGGCCGTGCACGAACTCTTGGGATTGGTGGGCCGGGGCAAGGATGTGTTGGTGGGAGCTTCGCCAGATACGGTGGTGCAGGGCTTTCGCGGCGCACGGCCGGACCTTATCGCCTCCCTCGCGCACTCTCTGTCGACGGATGAGCGCCCCTTGCAACAGTTTTCCCTCTCCACCTCACATCGCATGAGCCCGCCGCTGGCCGCAGCGTGGTTGGGCGTGGCCGAGCGGATCTTCCAGATTCGTGGGNGACACAAAGCACGCGAACTATTCTGGCCGGCTCGGGAGGAACAACCGGGCACCTCTGCCTCAGCTGAAACCTCCGGCGAATCGGCAACTACAGCTGGGAACCCGGCGTCCTGCGCGGCTAAAAGTNCCTATGTCAGTGCCCATGTTGTGGCCTCCGAAGTGCATGAGCTGCGTCTGGTGGCCGAACGAATCCTGCACTTGCAACACCTCGACGGACACAGTTTGAGTGAGATTGCGGTGATTGTGCGCACAGGCTCTGCCCTTGCGGCGCTCCAGAGGTACCTGAGTGCGCAGGGCATTGCCGTCAAGGTTCCTGTTGCTGAAAACCCTGTCCGCGATGAGCCTGCCGTGCGCNCCCTTNTAGAGGCGTTTGGGGTTGCGCTATCTCCCGGGGCGCTCGACGCCGAAGCTTGCGTTGCACTGTTGACCTCTCGTTTGGGACGCTCAACCGCGCTTCACCTGCGCCGCTTGAGGCAGGCGCTGCGGCAACAGGAACGTCATGATGGCGGCGGCCGGGCCAGCGATGAACTCTTAGTTGAGGCAATGCTGAACCCGCAGAAGCTTGCTCCCCTGGGATGGGAGGCGGCTAATGCGCGCAGGATTGCCGCCATGCTCGTTGCCGGGCAGGAAGCCGTGGCCCAACCCGGTGCCAATGCCGAAACGGTCTTGTGGGCGCTATGGGATGCCTGCGATAGTTCCGGGACCTGGGAATCACAGGCCCTGCGCGGGNGCCCCACCGGAATCCGTGCTGATCGGGATCTTGATGCTGTCATGGCCCTATTTCAAACAGCGGAGCGCTATGTTGATCAGCTTCCTGGCTCTAGCCCGCAGCAGTTCCTTGACTACCTGATGAGCCAGGACCTGCCTATGGATACCCTCGCCGCCCGGGCCCAACGCAGCGATGCGGTGGAAATCTTGACCNCTGCCAGCGCCGCCGGGCGTGAATGGCCCATTGTCATTGTGGCCGGTTTGCAGGAAGGCGTGTGGCCCAACACCCGCCTGCGCGGTGAGCTGCTTGGCAGTCAACTGCTGGTGGACGTACTTGAAAGCGGCGCACAGGCAGCGCGCCAGATTGGACCCGCAGCCAGGCTACGTGACATCCGCTATGACGAACTGCGCAGCTTTGCCGCCGCCATCTCCCGTACCAGTGAGAAACTCATTCTCACCGCTGCCGCAGGACACGACCTCCAGCCCTCTCAGTTCTTGGACCTTGCCGCGCCGTTCATTCCCGTCACGGATTCAGGTGGTGAATCCCAATACCCGGTGCGTCCAGTTGAACAGGTCCCAAGGCCCATGACCCTGCGCTCACTGGTGGCCGAGTTACGGCAGGAATCAGAAATGCACGCCGATCCTGAAGCAGCCCGGATGCTGGCCGTGTTGGCTAGTCAAAATGTTCCCGGAGCTGATCCGCAACAGTGGTGGGGCCTTCTGGCGTTAAGTAGCCAGGCGCCCATTGTTGCCNCCGGGGAGCCTGTGAGTGTTTCGCCGTCAAAGGTTGAAGAAGTACTCAAGTCCNCCTTGAACTGGTTCATCAGGGCCGCCGGAGGTGAAGCCACCACCGATTTTGCTCGCAGCCTGGGCACACTCATCCACGGCATCGCCCAGGATATCCCCAACGGTGCCGGGCACGAATACTTAGCAGAACTGGATAAGCGCTGGCCTTCACTGGGTCTGCCCGAGTCGTGGGAGACGGACGTGGATTACCAGCGCGCCCAAGAGATGCTGGGCAAGTTGGCCCAATACGTCATCGACGCCAGGATGAACGGGCGCACCTTGGTGGGTGTTGAAGAAAACTTCAGCGTTGACCTAGGAGAGCTGCCCAGCGCAGAAACCGGCAGCGTAGCTGAACCCTTAGACGGGGAAAACACCCACGTACCTGGCCAGATGGTGCGTCTACGGNGGCAGGTGGACAGGCTTGAGGCCGACGCCAACGGGAATTTGATAGTGGTTGATATCAAGACAGGACGCACCAAACCCACCAAAGACCAGGTGGCTGAGCACCCTCAATTGGGTGCCTACCAAGTGGCGGTCACTGCTGGCGGATTCGCAGAACAGGCCAGCGCAGCCGGACTCTCTGGGGCCGTCTCGGGCGGCGCGGCACTGCTACCGCTTGGCGATGGGACCAAGAACGTANAAACACAGGACCAGGCCGCCATGGTTGCCGGTAGTGAGAACGATCCAACCCGTAAAGTCATGGAGGCGGCCCTGCTGATGGCCCAAGCCGTGTTCCCGGCCCGCCATGGCGCCGATTGGTCCGAACGCAACGGCTGCCCGCTTCCTACTATTTGCCCGCTGTGCCCGGAAGGGAAACAAATCACCGAATGA
- a CDS encoding ATP-dependent DNA helicase UvrD2 has product MSFDPHQTGLPVMDEHTAEERILAGLDDEQRTVATTLTGXLCVLAGXGTGKTRAITHRIAYGVHTGVYNPNRLLAVTFTARAAAQMRTRLRDLGVGTVQARTFHAAALRQLQYFWPHAVGGQLPGLLEHKAQIIAEAARRLRLPTDRASIRDLAAEIEWAKVSMLTXETYLLKAEDRGEPGGLDKVAVGRLXQAYEDVKADRNLIDFEDVLLITVGILQEDPRVAATVRDQYRHFVVDEYQDVSPLQQRMLDLWLGGREELCVVGDASQTIYSFTGATXRHLLDFPKRFPAANVVKLVRDYRSTPQVVGLANTLLSSRRSGGLSADALWSKPLELVAQRTNGPSPEFLECSDDEAEAAAVAARIKILIGHGTPASEIAVLFRTNGQSEAYEQALTAAGVGYQLRGGERFFARKEVRDALLQLRAASRAAEDEPLAQLVRDVLMNLGYQPEAPKTGGAVRERWESLSAIVALADELVVSRSTXEHTFTLVDFVAELQDRASAQHAPTVQGVTLASLHSAKGLEWDAVFLVGVSEGLMPISFADTPETVDEERRLLYVGITRAREFXNFSWSTARTPGGRANRKPSRFLDGMRPDSVGGAPTGPRQAAARKVRKAVGPSLCRVCGKILNTGAERKVGRCSDCPPGYDEAVFDQLREWRLGEATTAAVPAFVVFTDATLMAIAEAAPQDLDALAALPGVGPAKLERYGEAVLEIVAKD; this is encoded by the coding sequence ATGAGCTTTGATCCCCACCAAACAGGGCTGCCGGTGATGGATGAACACACAGCCGAAGAACGTATTTTGGCAGGTTTGGATGACGAGCAGCGGACAGTTGCCACCACGTTGACCGGCNCCCTCTGCGTATTAGCAGGGNCAGGCACCGGTAAGACCAGGGCCATCACTCACCGCATCGCCTACGGCGTGCACACGGGCGTCTACAATCCCAACAGGCTCCTGGCAGTGACGTTCACGGCCAGAGCCGCTGCCCAGATGCGCACCCGGCTGCGCGATCTGGGCGTGGGCACGGTCCAGGCCCGCACCTTCCACGCCGCTGCGCTGCGACAGCTGCAGTATTTCTGGCCGCACGCCGTCGGAGGCCAGCTGCCGGGGCTGCTTGAACACAAAGCCCAGATCATCGCTGAGGCTGCGCGCCGGCTGCGTCTGCCCACGGACAGGGCATCAATCCGCGATCTGGCCGCTGAAATTGAGTGGGCCAAGGTCTCGATGCTGACCNCTGAGACGTACCTGCTCAAGGCAGAAGACCGCGGGGAACCAGGTGGGCTGGACAAGGTGGCTGTGGGGCGGCTTNTTCAGGCCTATGAGGATGTCAAAGCTGACCGGAACCTCATTGACTTTGAAGACGTCCTGCTCATCACTGTAGGGATTTTGCAAGAAGACCCGCGCGTGGCAGCCACCGTACGGGACCAATACAGACACTTTGTGGTTGATGAGTACCAGGATGTGTCCCCGCTCCAGCAGCGCATGCTGGATTTGTGGCTGGGTGGGCGGGAGGAATTATGTGTGGTGGGCGATGCCAGCCAGACCATTTATTCCTTTACCGGAGCCACCNCACGGCATCTGCTGGACTTCCCCAAACGCTTTCCGGCCGCCAATGTGGTGAAACTTGTCCGCGATTACCGCTCCACTCCCCAAGTTGTGGGATTGGCCAATACCTTGCTCAGCAGCAGACGTAGCGGCGGACTAAGTGCTGATGCGCTGTGGTCCAAACCTCTGGAACTGGTGGCCCAGCGCACCAATGGTCCGTCACCTGAATTCCTAGAATGCAGCGACGACGAAGCCGAGGCGGCAGCTGTTGCCGCACGGATCAAGATCTTGATTGGGCATGGCACGCCGGCAAGCGAAATTGCGGTGCTCTTTAGGACCAACGGCCAATCGGAAGCATATGAGCAGGCACTCACGGCGGCCGGAGTTGGCTACCAGCTACGCGGCGGGGAACGCTTCTTTGCCCGCAAAGAGGTCCGCGACGCCCTGCTGCAATTGCGGGCAGCCTCACGTGCGGCCGAGGACGAGCCCTTGGCTCAGCTGGTGCGCGATGTCCTGATGAACTTGGGGTATCAGCCTGAAGCGCCTAAAACCGGAGGCGCAGTGCGTGAACGCTGGGAGTCACTATCAGCAATTGTTGCACTCGCTGATGAGCTGGTGGTTTCGCGCAGCACCNCCGAACACACTTTCACGCTGGTGGATTTCGTCGCTGAATTACAGGATCGGGCCTCTGCCCAGCATGCGCCCACGGTGCAGGGCGTCACGCTTGCCTCGCTGCACTCCGCCAAGGGTCTTGAATGGGATGCGGTGTTCTTGGTGGGTGTGAGCGAAGGTCTCATGCCCATCTCCTTTGCCGACACCCCCGAAACCGTCGATGAAGAACGGCGCCTCCTGTATGTAGGGATCACTAGAGCCCGGGAATTTNTGAACTTTTCCTGGTCTACAGCGCGTACTCCCGGCGGCAGGGCCAACCGCAAACCTTCACGCTTCTTGGACGGGATGCGTCCGGATTCTGTGGGTGGAGCGCCCACGGGGCCTCGCCAAGCCGCGGCACGCAAAGTGCGTAAAGCTGTTGGGCCGTCGCTGTGTAGGGTGTGCGGGAAGATCCTGAACACGGGAGCCGAACGCAAGGTTGGTCGCTGCAGCGACTGCCCACCTGGCTACGACGAGGCCGTCTTTGACCAGCTGCGAGAATGGCGCCTGGGTGAAGCTACCACCGCAGCCGTTCCCGCGTTCGTCGTGTTCACGGATGCAACGTTGATGGCTATTGCCGAAGCTGCACCTCAGGACCTTGATGCACTTGCGGCCCTTCCCGGTGTGGGGCCAGCCAAACTAGAACGCTACGGTGAAGCTGTCCTGGAGATTGTTGCTAAGGACTGA
- a CDS encoding macrolide 2'-phosphotransferase: MTAIELAAIASAAVPGLNVTAFGPEPDDTADFCSALLVDSENRRWRVRSPRHGDASTRLEIERQVLRTFSPAIRAELPFLLPTVAGTVRQGELTTFVYSHIVGKAESVERLASGSGALALEIGAAIAAIHDLPQELVTTFDLPSYTANEFRQRKLNELDQAATTGXIPPSLLRRWEHAMEDVALWRFNASVVHGDLHEDNILLDGDQVTAVIGWTDLRVGDPADDFAWLVAVNDPDFVDTVMQAYAAARHESPDPHLLRRAALSAEFALAQWLVKGYAADSARMVEDAESMLRTLEADIAQHGGQPISVETTVAAR; this comes from the coding sequence ATGACTGCAATCGAATTGGCCGCCATCGCCAGCGCCGCCGTGCCCGGACTTAACGTAACGGCCTTTGGCCCCGAACCCGATGACACCGCTGATTTCTGCTCCGCACTGCTGGTTGACTCCGAAAACCGCCGGTGGCGGGTGCGTTCCCCACGCCATGGTGACGCAAGTACGCGCCTGGAAATTGAGCGTCAGGTTCTGCGCACCTTCTCNCCCGCCATCCGCGCAGAGCTGCCGTTCTTGCTGCCTACTGTGGCTGGGACTGTACGCCAAGGCGAACTCACCACTTTTGTGTACTCGCACATCGTTGGCAAGGCCGAATCTGTAGAACGCCTTGCCTCCGGAAGTGGCGCCCTTGCCCTTGAGATCGGTGCGGCCATAGCAGCCATCCACGATCTGCCCCAAGAACTTGTCACCACCTTTGACCTGCCCAGTTACACGGCCAACGAGTTCCGTCAGCGCAAGCTCAATGAACTTGACCAAGCGGCAACCACGGGCAGNATCCCGCCATCGCTACTGCGCCGTTGGGAGCACGCGATGGAGGATGTGGCGCTGTGGCGCTTCAACGCCAGTGTGGTCCACGGCGACCTGCATGAAGACAACATCTTGCTCGACGGCGACCAGGTTACGGCGGTCATTGGGTGGACTGATCTGCGTGTGGGCGATCCGGCAGATGATTTCGCTTGGCTCGTTGCTGTGAACGACCCAGACTTTGTTGACACCGTCATGCAGGCCTATGCCGCCGCCCGCCATGAGAGTCCAGACCCGCACTTGCTCCGGCGTGCAGCCCTCAGCGCCGAATTTGCTCTGGCGCAGTGGCTTGTTAAGGGCTACGCTGCCGACAGTGCCCGCATGGTGGAAGACGCCGAATCGATGCTGCGCACCCTAGAAGCTGACATTGCCCAGCATGGCGGTCAACCCATCAGCGTTGAAACCACAGTGGCCGCCCGTTAA
- a CDS encoding 3'-5' exonuclease, whose amino-acid sequence MTSWSMXPRAAFDLETTGKXPRTARIVTASIVMVDEAGAVADTHEWLADPGMEIPEEAAAIHGISTAHAREHGRPAAVVAAEVGAVLATLFANNIPVIAFNASYDFTVLANEARRHNLGQITAAPVIDPFICNKNVDKFRKGSRTLVALCEEYGIKLDDAHTSAADAQATLRLADALAAKYSALRVDVMELHALQAVWAREQAADFQAYLRRVKXPTAVIEGDWPVLP is encoded by the coding sequence ATGACTAGCTGGAGTATGCANCCCCGTGCCGCATTTGATTTAGAAACCACGGGCAAGGANCCCCGCACAGCCAGAATTGTGACGGCCTCCATTGTGATGGTTGACGAGGCTGGTGCGGTGGCCGATACCCATGAGTGGCTGGCAGATCCGGGTATGGAAATTCCTGAGGAAGCGGCCGCCATCCATGGCATCAGTACCGCCCATGCCCGCGAGCACGGCCGTCCTGCAGCCGTTGTTGCGGCGGAGGTGGGAGCAGTTCTAGCCACCCTTTTCGCCAACAACATCCCCGTCATCGCCTTCAATGCCAGCTACGATTTCACAGTTCTTGCCAATGAGGCCCGCCGGCACAATCTTGGCCAAATCACAGCTGCNCCCGTCATTGACCCGTTCATTTGTAACAAGAACGTGGACAAGTTCCGCAAGGGCAGCCGCACCTTGGTTGCCCTGTGCGAGGAATACGGCATCAAGCTCGACGACGCCCACACCTCCGCCGCTGACGCGCAGGCCACGTTGCGACTGGCCGATGCGCTGGCCGCCAAGTACAGCGCCTTGCGCGTTGATGTGATGGAACTGCACGCTTTACAAGCCGTTTGGGCCCGCGAACAGGCAGCCGACTTCCAGGCGTATCTGCGCCGTGTCAAGGANCCCACCGCTGTCATCGAGGGCGACTGGCCCGTCCTGCCCTGA
- a CDS encoding ATP-dependent DNA helicase: MSIPALTPEPQNRLSPYELAELLEQRPPTPEQAVIIASPLEPLLVIAGAGSGKTTTMADRVVWLVANGLVLPEEILGVTFTRKAAGELASRIRGQLAKLGTLARSGEVELAXAAAARDALEPKVSTYHSYASGIVTDYGLRLGIERDAVVLGAAEAWQLASEVLEAHDGAHEHFTAAKSTLIQSVMDLSGECAEHLQDPAHVVASLEAYVADFEFLPYIAETLKPRTAVVXKQLDVLRTRASVAVLVQXYAQAKRRRNVLDYGDLVALAAKIAQEVPHAAEMERQRYKVVLLDEFQDTSHAQLQLFAELXGDGHXVTAVGDPHQSIYGFRGASAGQLFRFPEIFRKHDGVHAPTAELTIAWRNSAHILAAANVMSAELTQAQNRKANAKLAAGLTGQERAAAGPQVVVSPLKEKPHAPEXEVLLARFSTELDEAEAIAAQILDRKGXFTHRRGAQGAMTLAVLCRRRAQFSRLQSVXEARGIPYEIVGLSGLLGTPEIVDLVATLRVIADPGRSDALMRLLTGARWRIGPADLMAXSDWARYLARRREWAAKNRVDFGPAVLKEDGERPVAGALDGQERPVVTADLVDASSLVEALDYLSADYWPEAARPLSDVARTRLLALRDELRVLRTFVXEDLSNLLXVVEKTMLLDIELAAKPGSSIHHARRHLDAFADAAATFMQAAQRVDLDAFLGWLETAESEEGGLEMTPVESNPDAVALLTVHASKGLEWDAVFVPGMNAGAFPSTRADRWSTGAKSLPWPLRGDSDDLPEWDTNVPDLKTLMENEKLFADDVLLHGEEEERRLAYVAFTRARDFLMCSSTVWGSGKKPLTSSPFLAELLELTEGPTPTASIGEWAQDPEEDATNPVSAGAESALWPYDXLNGPVILGRAGVAARVGRRANVERSATAVEENAETLAASGEQAARFNSSAVLGSSAVFGRSVVLGSKEFLAENPRWGAEAQVLLAQEHLESDQLRVELPPHISASRLVALXEDPEKVTRAMRRPVPTKPGMAARKGTAFHTWIEDFFATTGQLDFDEEPXADAYVDEAYGLADMQETFKXSEWANRTPADLEVPIETRVADVVVRGRIDAIFQDDDGRWDLIDWKTGKVPSRAQLAVRXXQLAVYRLAWARLKEVPLDRVRAAXYYVGQDKLIRPVDLAGEEELEAIVTHAYSV; this comes from the coding sequence ATGAGCATCCCCGCCCTGACCCCAGAGCCCCAGAACCGGCTGAGTCCTTATGAACTGGCCGAGCTCCTTGAACAACGGCCGCCAACACCGGAACAGGCAGTGATCATCGCCTCACCCCTTGAACCGCTGCTTGTCATTGCAGGGGCTGGATCAGGGAAGACCACCACCATGGCAGACCGTGTTGTGTGGCTCGTTGCCAATGGGCTGGTTTTACCTGAGGAAATCCTTGGTGTCACCTTCACCCGCAAGGCTGCCGGGGAATTGGCGTCACGGATTCGCGGACAGCTAGCCAAACTCGGCACCCTGGCCCGTTCTGGCGAGGTGGAACTGGCCNCCGCCGCTGCCGCCCGGGACGCCCTGGAACCTAAAGTCTCCACCTACCATTCATACGCCAGCGGTATCGTCACGGACTACGGGCTGCGGCTGGGCATTGAACGCGACGCCGTGGTGCTGGGCGCCGCGGAGGCATGGCAGCTGGCCAGCGAAGTTCTCGAAGCCCATGACGGCGCTCACGAACACTTCACAGCCGCCAAATCCACGCTGATCCAATCAGTTATGGACTTGTCCGGGGAATGTGCTGAACACCTGCAAGATCCCGCCCACGTGGTGGCGAGCCTTGAGGCCTACGTGGCCGATTTCGAGTTCCTTCCGTACATTGCAGAGACGCTCAAGCCACGCACCGCCGTGGTGNAAAAGCAGCTAGATGTCCTGCGCACCCGGGCCTCGGTGGCGGTGCTGGTGCAANAATATGCGCAGGCCAAACGCCGCCGCAACGTCCTTGACTATGGTGATCTGGTGGCTCTAGCCGCCAAAATAGCCCAGGAAGTCCCGCACGCTGCCGAGATGGAACGCCAGCGCTATAAGGTAGTGCTGCTGGATGAGTTCCAAGATACCTCGCACGCCCAGCTGCAGCTCTTTGCCGAGCTTNTTGGTGATGGACACNCCGTCACAGCGGTGGGAGATCCGCATCAGTCAATTTATGGGTTCCGTGGCGCCTCGGCCGGCCAACTGTTCCGCTTTCCAGAAATTTTCCGCAAGCACGACGGCGTTCACGCACCCACTGCTGAACTCACCATCGCGTGGCGTAATTCCGCACATATTTTGGCGGCAGCTAACGTGATGTCGGCTGAGTTGACTCAGGCACAGAACCGCAAAGCCAACGCGAAGCTGGCGGCCGGTCTGACTGGGCAGGAACGTGCCGCCGCCGGGCCTCAAGTGGTTGTGTCACCCTTGAAAGAAAAGCCGCACGCCCCGGAGNGGGAGGTTCTCCTTGCTCGTTTCAGCACTGAACTAGATGAGGCGGAAGCCATTGCGGCCCAAATTTTGGACCGTAAAGGGNATTTCACCCACCGGCGCGGCGCCCAAGGTGCCATGACCCTGGCAGTGTTGTGCCGCCGTCGTGCACAATTTTCCCGCCTCCAGTCCGTTNTTGAAGCTCGCGGTATTCCCTATGAAATTGTGGGCCTGAGCGGGTTGCTGGGAACACCGGAGATTGTGGACCTGGTGGCGACGCTGCGAGTCATTGCCGATCCTGGCCGGTCTGATGCGTTGATGCGGTTACTGACCGGGGCCAGATGGCGGATAGGGCCCGCTGACTTGATGGCTNTTTCTGATTGGGCACGGTATTTGGCACGGCGGCGGGAATGGGCTGCGAAGAACAGGGTGGACTTCGGCCCTGCCGTGCTCAAAGAAGACGGAGAGAGGCCAGTTGCCGGTGCGCTAGATGGACAAGAGCGCCCGGTTGTCACGGCCGATCTGGTAGATGCCTCATCTCTGGTGGAGGCACTTGACTATCTCAGTGCTGATTACTGGCCCGAGGCTGCGCGGCCTCTGAGCGATGTGGCACGCACACGGCTGCTGGCTTTACGGGACGAGTTGCGTGTCTTGCGGACGTTTGTGNGGGAGGATCTGAGTAACCTGCTGNGGGTGGTGGAGAAGACGATGCTTCTAGATATTGAGTTAGCGGCCAAGCCCGGCTCCAGTATCCACCACGCCAGACGCCACTTGGATGCCTTTGCCGATGCGGCAGCCACGTTCATGCAAGCCGCGCAACGGGTAGACCTGGACGCTTTCCTGGGCTGGTTGGAAACAGCAGAATCAGAAGAGGGTGGACTGGAAATGACACCCGTGGAGAGCAATCCCGATGCTGTTGCCCTCTTGACAGTCCACGCCTCGAAAGGGCTGGAATGGGATGCGGTATTTGTTCCGGGTATGAACGCCGGCGCTTTTCCCAGCACCCGGGCTGATAGGTGGAGCACCGGAGCCAAATCGTTGCCGTGGCCCCTGCGCGGAGATAGCGATGACCTGCCCGAGTGGGATACCAATGTGCCGGATTTGAAAACCTTGATGGAGAACGAGAAACTCTTCGCTGATGACGTTCTGCTCCACGGCGAAGAAGAAGAACGCCGCCTGGCTTATGTCGCTTTTACCCGGGCCCGCGACTTCCTGATGTGCTCAAGCACTGTCTGGGGCAGCGGTAAGAAGCCGCTGACGTCCTCGCCCTTCCTTGCTGAACTCCTGGAGCTCACAGAAGGACCAACCCCAACGGCCAGCATTGGAGAGTGGGCACAGGACCCCGAAGAGGATGCCACTAACCCCGTCAGCGCTGGCGCCGAAAGCGCACTGTGGCCCTACGACNCCCTCAACGGGCCAGTCATTCTAGGAAGGGCCGGGGTAGCTGCCCGGGTGGGTCGCCGGGCCAATGTGGAACGCTCTGCCACGGCCGTTGAGGAAAACGCAGAAACGCTGGCTGCCAGCGGTGAACAGGCAGCTAGATTCAACTCCTCAGCAGTGCTCGGAAGTTCAGCAGTGTTCGGAAGGTCGGTAGTGCTTGGAAGTAAGGAATTTCTGGCGGAAAACCCTCGGTGGGGCGCAGAAGCACAGGTGTTGTTGGCACAAGAACATCTAGAATCGGACCAGCTCCGGGTGGAACTTCCGCCGCATATTTCAGCCTCTCGGCTGGTGGCGTTGNGGGAGGACCCGGAGAAAGTCACCCGGGCCATGCGCCGTCCAGTGCCTACCAAGCCGGGCATGGCTGCCCGCAAAGGAACAGCCTTCCACACATGGATTGAGGACTTCTTCGCCACCACAGGCCAGCTTGATTTTGACGAGGAGCCGNGTGCGGACGCCTATGTGGATGAGGCCTATGGCCTGGCGGATATGCAGGAGACGTTCAAANACTCCGAATGGGCCAACAGGACCCCTGCCGATCTTGAGGTGCCCATTGAAACCCGCGTGGCTGATGTTGTGGTGCGTGGGCGTATTGATGCCATCTTCCAAGATGACGACGGCAGGTGGGATCTGATCGACTGGAAAACAGGCAAGGTTCCTTCACGTGCTCAGCTGGCGGTGCGGNGGNTCCAGCTCGCCGTGTACAGGCTCGCCTGGGCACGGTTGAAAGAAGTGCCCTTAGACCGTGTTCGTGCCGCTNTTTACTACGTGGGACAAGACAAACTTATCCGTCCTGTGGACCTTGCCGGAGAAGAAGAGCTCGAGGCGATTGTCACCCACGCTTACTCCGTGTGA